TGAATCAGAGAGCACAAGATTGGTATATGGTGAATAACCTCTTTAATGCCGGTATCCTTTTTTTGTCGATTTTCCCGTTTTTTTTGATTGGGGCTGGTGTGGCTAAGCAAGGCTATTTGCAAAACCCGATGCCATATAGGCGGAAATTGAAGGTAATCATGATCGTAAGCCTGCTACTGGGCTTGATGATAAAGAGTCTCCCCTATGTGGGGGTATATGATTTTGGCACAATGTTCATGCAGGATTATTTTGGCGGACCATTACTGACGGTATTCTATATTACAGCCATCACGTTACTTGCAGAAAAAACTGGAGCATGTCGACTGTTAATGCCTCTTTCCTATGTAGGCAGGATGTCCATGAGCAATTATTTATTCCAATCGATAGTCTGTACCTCGATTTTTTATTCATATGGCTTTGGCTTATACGGATCCGTTTCTTACACGACAGGGTTCATTATCCTGATTGCGTTGTTTTGCCTGCAAATCCCTCTATCCCGCTTATGGATGAGTTTGTATAGATACGGCCCGGTTGAATATGTCTGGCGATGTGCTACATATGGAAAAAAGCCGGTCATGCGCAAGGAAGGACTAGTAAGGAAGAAATGCACATGATGATCATTAAATTGTTGATTTTTCCCCATTAAGGTGACACCTTAGTTTTGTTTTTATGTAAAAGCCTATGATATGATGAGAGGGAAACTGAACGAGGGGGCAATAAAATGACTACACACTTGCATATTACAGCATGGGTAATCGGAATCATCCTTTTCTTTGTCACATATTCGATGCTTAAAAGCGGAAATCCGAAAGCGAAAATGCTACATATGATAACACGGTTATTCTATCTACTGATTTTCTT
This genomic stretch from Peribacillus muralis harbors:
- a CDS encoding DUF418 domain-containing protein; this encodes MNGTMMTLQENKRIVSIDILRGLSILGIFFVNMPSFHSPLLYMDGAGQWSKGWDGILYRFSDVVAQASFYPLFAFLFGFGAITLALGSTEKGISFPFLFTKRLSFLLILGCMHAFFIWHGDILINYAVFGFALLFFYKMRGKALILLGTVCYVLPFALLGALFLVMGSIDSEAMSITEDSKMMEQSLEIYQSGTLAEIMNQRAQDWYMVNNLFNAGILFLSIFPFFLIGAGVAKQGYLQNPMPYRRKLKVIMIVSLLLGLMIKSLPYVGVYDFGTMFMQDYFGGPLLTVFYITAITLLAEKTGACRLLMPLSYVGRMSMSNYLFQSIVCTSIFYSYGFGLYGSVSYTTGFIILIALFCLQIPLSRLWMSLYRYGPVEYVWRCATYGKKPVMRKEGLVRKKCT